In Campylobacter sp. MIT 99-7217, the DNA window CTTATTAGCCAAAACAAATACTGCAAGCAAGGCTTATATAAAACATGAGCTTCAAAACAACATAAGCGATATTGAATTTATCTACACTCTTTGTGCAAAATATGGCTTTTTAGCCTGCATAAAAGAACAAACCCTTATCATCATAGAGCAAAAACAAGCCGCACAAGATGGCATAAAAGGTGGAACTAGCCAAGTTGGAGGCATTAAATACAGCTTAGATATAAGCGAGCTTAGTGATTTAAATATCAGTGTTAAAAACCGCAATGATTATTCAGGTGTAAAGCTTTCTTATCAAGATATAGAACAAGGCCTAATTAAAAGCGTGCTAAGTGGAAATGATAAGGGCTGTGTTTATGAGCTAAAAATAGCTGGGGTAAAAAATGAAAGTGAGGCTTTAAATTTAGCAAATGCCAAGCTTAATGCTTTAAACAAAGGTTCATATGAAGGAAGCTTTAGCATGATAGGCAAAAATATCAAAGCAGGAGCAAGCCTAGAAATAAGCGGTATCGATGAAAAGGCTATTTTTAGTATTAAAGATGTAAGACATGATTTTTCTTTGAGTGGCTATACGATAAGTGTGAATTTTGAGGGATAAACAAAATGAAAGGAGAAAAAATGACAAATTTAAGTTCAAAGGATATTTTCTGGGGGGGGGGGGGGATGAAAAAAGCCTCTTTGAAAAAGCAGATTTAAGCCCTAGTTTTCCAAAGCCCTCTAAAAAGCTTTTAAAGCCTAGTTTAACAAAGCTAAAAGCTCCTTTTGCATGGGTGGGTGGCAAGTCTTTTTTAGCGCGTCAAATCATTGCTTTAATGCCAGCACATGAGCGTTATGTCGAGGTTTTTGGTGGGGCTTTGAGCGTGCTTTATCAAAAGAGTAAAAGCAAGCAAGAAATTATCAATGATATCAATGATGAGCTTATAAATCTTCATAAAGTCATACAAACAAAGCCCTTAAGCTTAATGAATGCTTTGCAAAACTTGCTCATTTCTCGCAAGCTTTTTGAGTGGATTAAAAATAAGCAATTAAGCCCTAGAAATGACATTGAAAAGGCAGCGTTTTATTATTATTTAATCGCTTTTTCTTTTGCAAGCAAGGGGTTACATTTTTCACATACAAAGGTGCGAGCAAGTGCGATTTACAAGGATTTTAAACCCTTTTCAAAGAGGCTTAAAGGTGTTTTTATCGAAAACAAGAGCTTTGAATATATACTTAAAAACTATGATGATGAGAACACACTTTTTTACCTTGATCCACCCTATGTGAATACTGAAAAGTATTACCAAAACACTTCAGTCTTTGGGGAGCATGAGCTTTTAGCTGAGCTTTTAAAGGGTGTGAGGGGTAAATTTATGCTTTCTTACAATGATAATGAGCTTATAAGAGAACTTTACAAGGGCTTTTTTATCAAGGAACTAGAGCTAAGATACACACTGAATAATAAAAATAAAGGCAAGATGAGCAAAGAGCTTTTAATAATGAATTTTAAGCCTTAAAATTAATAAAGCTATATGCGAGGATAATGAACAAGATTTTTAAAAATCAAAGATAAAAGTTAAGGGATATAGGCATAACTGAGCTTATAAGTTAAATGATTTAAACCTAGTAAAATTTAAATTAAAGAGGAAAAATTTGATATTTTTTAGCTTAAAATAAATTAAAATTTCGTGTTTCAAATCAAAGTGAAAAAGTAGCCACTTTGATTTTAAGCGTCAAATGACTTTGATTTGAAAAGCGGGGTTATAGTGGCGTAGCTATGATATAACGGCGTTTTATGGCTAAATTTAAAAACAAATCAAGCCTCTCATCAGCTCTTTTTTGATTTTCCACACTACAACCTATGATCACATTATCATAGCCCTCACCCCAGTCCTTTGGCAAGCATTCTTGCAATCTTTCTATACGCTTTGTGAAGAAAATAAAATCACAATCCTTTCGTATCCTCATCATCTGCCAAACACTAGCTCTTAGCTCATCAGCTTCTTTAAGTAAAAAATCACTACTAAAACAAGTATAAATCAAAGAATTTGAGGGGATTTTATAGCTTTTATCACGCTTTTTAGCAAGTGGGAGTGAAAAATTTTGTGTTTTATATAAGCTTCTTGTATCTTTGTTATGAAGTTTATCTATGGTATAGATAAAGCAGTTTAAACAACCCTCACTTTTTTTGATACAGCCATGCCAAGGATTATAAGAAAATTCTTGCATTTAAGCCTTATAGTTTTTCATCGCAGCCCTTGCTTCTAAGTTTGCTTGCTTTTTCTTTAGGCTTTCGCGTTTATCGTGTAAATTTTTACCCTTTGCAAGAGCTAGGGTGGCTTTTGCTTTGTTTTTGTGGTTAAAATAAAGCTCTAAAACCACAAGCGTAAAGCCTTCTATGCTCACTTTTCCTAGAAGTTTATCAATTTGCTTGCGATGCATTAAAAGCTTTCTTGCTCCTCTTTCTTCGTGGCGGAAATGCGAATTTGTGGTATTTAGATACGAAATATGAGCATTTAATAAAAAAAGTTCGCCTTTTATGATACGCACAAAACTATCCTTTAAATTTGCCCTACCTTGCCTTAAAGCAACAACCTCACTTCCCTTAAGCACTATGCCAGCTTCAAATTTTTCAAGTATGCTAAAATCAAAAAGTGCTTTTTTATTTCTTGCGATGATTTTCATTGTGCCACCTTAAAAACGCTACTTCCGCTACCACTTAAAAAATACCCCTGATCTAAAAATTCTTTCATATCAGCATAGATTTTAACACAAGGAGCAAAAAGATCGTTTAAGATTGCATTTTGTCCCTCTTCTAGGATCTTTTTAGAGCTTTGTTTTTGCATATTTTTTGCTAAATTTAAATTCTCATAAAAATCAAACTCGCCCCTATCAAACTCATCATAAACAGCCTTAGTGGAACATTTGACATTTGGAAAAGAAAAATCAAGCCTTGGTATCACATCTTCATGCTCTTTTACAAGCTCGCCTATCCCACTTACATTTGCACTAAAAAAGCCACTTAAAAAAAATGGCACATCAGCACCCAAACAAAGCCCAAGTTGCATAAGTTTGGAATTTGAAATTTTTAAATTTAATTCTTCATTCATCATTTTTAGAAAACAAGCAGCATCAGAACTGCCTCCACCAAGTCCTGCAAAGGTGGGGATATTTTTTACAAGTTTTAAACTTAAATGCTTAAAACACTCCTCAAGCTCTCTTTCAAAGCCCTCTTTACAAAGTAAATGATAGGCTTTTTTTATGATATTATCCTCGCATTCAAAATCACTGATAATCTCAAAACCATCTTGAGTTTTTTCATAAGTCAAGCTAAGCTCATCATAAAAATTTTCAAGTAAAATAAAACGAGAATTTAAAAGATGATAGCCTCTTTTATCAATGCCAACGATTTTTAAAAAGATATTTGCCTTTGCATAAGCTTTCATATTTATTTCTTAATTTTCTTACTCAAATCATCAAGCTTAACGCTTTTGCTTGCTATGGAATGTAAATTTTCATCTTTGATTTGATTGAGCAATTCTTTTCTTAAGATCATCAAGGATTTAGGAGCTTTGATAGCAACCTTGCTTACGCCCTTTGTACTTGAAATGATCTTAATCTCAACATCTTCTCCTATTTGTATGCTTTCGCCATCTTTTCTTGTTAAAACTAACATTTTTCAACCTTATTTAAAATATATTTCACAAGCTTATCTTTTACGCTGATGAGAGCAAAATTATTTTTTGTTTGTATAAAATACTCGCCATCTTCTTGAAATGCCAACTCCTCAAGAGCAATCTTAGTTCCATTTTCAAGCTTACTAACATCATCTAAAAAATTTTCTTTTACATTTAGGTATTCTAACACATTTAAACTTTTTTCTTGATTATAAACAAATTTTCCCTCGCTAAGCCTTTCTAAACTACTCAAAGTAGCGTTAATGCCAAGCTTTTTGGCAAAAATTTCACAATACGATCTTATATAAGCACCCTCGCTTACACTCAAACGCAAATTCAAAAAAGGGTGTGTGTAATGTAAAATTTCACTTGAATAAATTTGCATTTTGCAAGGTTTTAGCGGTGCTATTTCGCCCCTTTTGGCAAATTCATACGCTCTTTTTCCCTCTATTCTTTTAGCACTAAATTGAGGTGGAAAAAACTCAAGTTCGCCCAAAAGCTCATTTTTAAGCTCTTCTAAACGCTCTAGCTTAAAAGCGGGTAGGGTTTTGATCTCTGTGATATTTCTATCATCAAGGCTTAAGGATTTAACCCCCAGCCAAAGCGTGGCTTTATAGACTTTTGGGGTTTTTTTGAGAAAACGAAAAAGTTTGGTGTATTGATCAAAAGCGATGATTAAAACGCCCTTTGCAAAGGGATCTAAAGTGCCTGAGTATCCAGCCTTTTTGATCTTGTATTTTTTCTTTAAGCTTGCCAAAAAGGCGTTAGAACTCATTTGAGCGGGTTTAAAGCCCACAAAAAGCCTATTCATACAACTTTTTCCACAAAGCTTGAAAGTATGGTTCTTTCAATACCACCAAAATTTATCACAAGCCTAAAATCAGCCCCGCTTTTGCTAACATCAATCACCCGTCCTATGCCAAAAATTTTATGCTTGATCAAATCGCCCTTTTTAAAGTCTAAATTTAAGCTTTCTTTTTGAGCAAAATCTTGTTTCAAAACAGCCTCGTTTAAAAATCTACTCTCATGCAAATAATTTCTAGAGCCTCTGTAAAATCTTGAATTTACAGCACTCAAAACCAAGGATTTTTTTGCTCTTGTTATGGCTACATAAGCAAGTCTTCTTTCTTCTTCTATATCGCTTTCTTCGCTTGTTAAAGGAAAGAAATTCTCCTCAAGCCCCACGATAAAAACATGATCAAACTCAAGTCCCTTACTTGCGTGTATGCTCATCAAAAAAACACTATCCCCAAAGGCTTCATCTTGATCGCTTAAAAGAGAAATTTCATTTAAAATATCCTCCAAGCTCTCATAAAGCCCTTCTTTTATGCCCTCTTTTTTCTCAGCATAAAACTCATCGACATTTCGCACTCTATCCTCACCATTATCAAGGCTTTGATAAAATTCCTTAAGCTTAAATTTACTCTCAAGCACATCAAAGACTTTATCAAGGCTTTGAGCCTCCAAAACAGCCTTAACATTTTCTATAAAAAGCCCTAATTCCTCATCAAGTTTTTTACTAAAAAATCCACTCCCTTGCACATTACACAAGGCTTCAAATAAAGAAATTTGATTTTTTTTTGCATGTTCTTCAAGCTTGCTTAAGCTACTTTGTCCAAAGCCTCTTTTTGGGCGGTTTATAATGCGTTTAAATGAAAAATCATCGTTGGTATTGACAAAAAACCTAAGATAAGCAATGATATCCTTAATCTCAGCCCTTTCATAAAATCTCATTCCACTAAGAATTTTAAAAGCGATTTTTTCTTTCATCAAGGCTTCTTCAAGGCTTCTTGAAAGAGCATTGACCCTGTAAAGTATGGCTATTTCATTTGCTTCTACGCCTTTTTGCAAAAGCTTTTTGATCGCTTTAGCAATTTGCAAACTCTCGCTTTTTTCGTCTAAATTTCTATAAATTTGCACCTCATCGCCTGCTTCTCTGGTACAAAGAAGTTTTTTTCCAAGTCTTTTTTGATTGTTAGCTATAAGTGCGTTTGCTGCGTTTAAGATAGCCTTGCTTGAGCGGTAATTTTGCTCAAGTTTTACAAGCTTAACATGATCAAATTCGCTTTGAAAATTTAAGATATTTTCTATCCTAGCACCTCGCCAAGCATAAATACTTTGATCATCATCGCCCACAACGCAGATATTTTGATGAGCGCTACAAAGATTTTGAATGAGCCTATATTGCAAGGCATTTGTATCTTGATACTCATCAACAGTGATATAATGATAAAATTTACTTTGCTCCTTTTTAAAAGCCTCGTCCTTTTCTAAAATTTCGTTGCTTAAAAGTAGCAAATCATCAAAATCCACAAAATTATGCCTCAAAAGCATTTCTTGATAAAATTGATAAGCCTTAGCGATTTGCTCAAATTTTTCTATCCTTTGGGCTTGATTTGACATGGTTTTGATAAGCTCAAGCTCTTCAAAGACTTCTTTTAGGTTTTTTGAATCATTTTTGAAATTTGAAATGGCGTTTAAAACGCTACTTGAGCTTAGTTTTGAATTTGTGCCTAAAAACTCTTTGATGATCTTTTTTTGATCGTCTGTGTCAATGACAATGAAGTTATTTTTTCTTTCTAATTTTTCTATATACATTCTTAAAAACAAAAGCCCAAATTTATGAAAGGTGCAAAGCAAGGGCGAGGCTTGAACTTGATTTTTAATAAGGCTTAAAGCCCTTGTTTTCATGACTTGTGCAGCTTTGTTTGTAAAGGTTAAAGTAAGGGTTGAGCTTGCATCAATACCCACTTCATCGATCAAGTAAGCAAGCCTTGTTGTTATGGTTTTAGTTTTTCCTGAGCCAGCACCTGCTAAGATGAGCATAGCACCATCGATATGCTTAACTGCTTCGATTTGGCTGGGATTTAAGCCTTCTAAGAGTTTCATTTTTTGTATTCATCTTTGAGGCTATTTAAGAACATATTTTTTGATTTTTCGATCAAATCTTGTTTTTCTTGCTTTCTTTTATAAAGAGCAAAATTAACAAAAATCACCTCTCTTCCCACTTGAATTTGATTAATAGCTCCCAAATCAACACTTACAAAGGTAGCAAAATCATCAGGTCCAAAGCCCGCATGAAAGGTAATTTTTTCTTTTTCAAGATTTATGGATTCAAAGGTATAACCTGCTAAAATATACAAAGCATAGGGTTCTTTTGTGTTTAAATTTTCTGGTAGTTTTGGCTCAAAGCTTACAAAATGAGTATTTACAACTATGCCAAATTCTACATTTTGTGCCACTAAGCTTGCTATGACCTCATGACAATGCTTTATCATAAGTTTTACAAAGGAATCATTGCTTAAAATTCTTTCGCTCATATTTTTAATTCCATAAATTCATTGATGAGCTTTTCAACCTCTTTAATCCCAAGCTCCCAAAAATTTTCATCTTCTATATCAAAACCAAAGCTTGAAATCAGTTCCTTTGGAGACTTGCTTCCCCCACTTTTAAGTAAATCAATATATAAACTTGTAAAATTTTCACAAGCCTTGCTTTTATAAAGCCCATAAAGTGCTAATACAAGAAGTTGTGCATAAGCATAAGCATAGCAATAAAATGGCGAATGTATGAAATGTGGGATATAAGACCACCAAAGCTCATAATTTTGTGTCAAAATAACACTTTCGCCAAACATTTTTTTAGACTCTTCTAGCCAAATTTCATTGATTTGCTCACTTTTTAGCTCTTCTTTATGCTCATGAATGCGTCTTTCAAAGGTTGTAAAATTAATCTGCCTATAAAGAGTAGCAAAAACATCTTCGATTTTAGAGGCATAAACTCCTACAAGTTCTTCTTTACTAAGCCTATCTTTAACAAAGTCAAACACAAGCATTTCAGCAAAAACTGAAGCTGTTTCAGCTGTCGTTAAAGGCGTATCTTGACTTAAAAAATTTACACTATAACTTAATTTTTGATGAATGGTATGACCAAGCTCATGTGCTAGGGTAAATAAATCCCTATGTCTTCCGGTAAAATTAAGCATGATATAAGGGTGAGCATCAGGGGTGGTGCTGTGAGAAAAAGCTCCTCCTCTTTTATTTTCCCTAGGATAAACATCGATCCACCTTTCATCAAAGGCTTTTTTTGCGATATTTGCAAACTCAGGAGAAAAGGCATTAAATGCCTTTAAAACAAGCTCTTTGCTTTGTTCATATTTTACGCTTATTTCTTTACCGATAGGTGCGTAACGATCATAATCTTTCAAGTTTTTAAAACCTAAAATTTGCTTTTTCTTTTTATAAAAAAGACTCACAAGATCAAAATGTTTTTCAGTTGTTTTGATGAGAGCATCAACGCTTTTTTGAGTGATTTGATTGCTTATGTGTCTGGATTCTTCAGCATTTTCATAGCCTCTTAGCTCACAAACTATTTTTCTTTCGCTTTTTATCATATTAAAAACATAAGTATTTAAGTCTAAATTTGCTTTCAAAGCCTTGCTAAATTTCTTTGCAGCCTTTTTTCTGATCTTTCTATCTTCATTATAAAGCTTGCTTAGCATTTCTTCTTCGCTCAAGCTTTTGCCCTCAAAGCTCACTCTCAAGCGACTCATATTCTCATCAAAAAGCCTTGAAAAGGCATTTGCACCCGTGTTTGAAAGATAAAGCATAATGCGTTCTTCTTTTTGGGTGAGATTGTGTTTTTTATTTTTAAGTAAATTTGAAAGATAAAAGGCATATTCGCTTAAATTTTTGATAAACTCAGCACTTTTTTCTTCATCAAGCTCGCAAAATTCAAGCTCAAAAAAGATCAAATTCTCTTCGGCTTTCTTACATTCATTTTCATATTTTGCCAAAAAACCGCCCTTGCTTGTATCGCCTGCAAAATGCAAATACACATAAGACATGATTTTAGATATATTTTGTAAAATTTGCTCATAAGTTTTTAAGGCTTTAGTAAATTTAGAACTATCCAAAAGCCCAAGTTTTCCCTCATAATCACGCCTAAATTTTAAAGACTGCTCTATACTTTTTTCAAGGCAAAGCTTTAAAGCCTTTTCGTCTTCAAATAAATCCTTTAAATTCCATTCATTTTTGTGCATAATTTTCCTTTTTTATTGTTCTAAAATGACTTTTTTTAAAGCCGCCATTCTTATAGCTACACCATGTTTTACTTGTTTTAAAACAAGAGATCTTTCATCAGCTAAGACCTCATCACTTATATCTACATTTCTATGAACTGGTCCTGGGTGCAAGATAATAAGCTTTTGATCCTCAATCAAATCTTTCGTGATACAAAAATCATTCGCATAGTCTTTCAAAGAGCCATAAATTTGCTTTTGATGTCTTTCAGTTTGAGTTCTAAGGCTCATTATAACATCGCTTTGCTTGATTAAATTTTTATCAAGCTTATAAAACTGCTTCAAAGAAGTTTTTGGCATAAAATGAGGTGGTGCAACTAAGATGATTTCAAGTCCAAAACGCGTTAAAAGCTCTATATTTGAATTTGCTACTCTAGAATTTTTTATATCGCCTACGATGATAACTTTTTTGCCCCTTACATCGCCCTTAAAATGTTCATAAATCGTAAAAAGATCAAGTAAAGCTTGGGTTGGGTGGGCATGCTTACCATCGCCTCCGTTTAAAACAGGACAATGCACATGCTTTGCTAGGCTCAAAGGCACGCCTGAGTGCTGATGTCTTACGACTATAGCACTAGGATTCATTGCGTCTAAATTTGCAGCTGTATCAAAAAGTGTTTCGCCCTTACTTGAGCTTGAACGCGAGACATCAAGCCTCAAAACCTTTGCATTAAGCCTTTTTGCCGCCGTTTCAAAAGACGAAAGCGTGCGTGTTGAGTTTTCAAAAAAAATCGTCGTGATACTCTTGCCCTTGAGAAGTTCTCTTGGCTTTTCATCTAAAAACTCTTTAGCGTCTTTAAAAAGTGCTAAAATTTCTTCTTTGCTAAAGTCTTTTGTCGTGATGAGATGTTTCATTTATTCTACCTTGCTTCATTTTTAAATTCTAACAAAGATAAACTTAATAAATATTTACTTCCTAAAGATTAATTTTCATTTAATCAACTTCAAGTAAAATGCGTTTTATGAAAATTTGAGATTTTGTATCTTGATTTTCTAAATTTTTTTAAAGGATACTTATGTATTTATTTACTTCCGAGGTGGTGAGTGCTGGACATCCTGACAAATGTGCGGACATCATTGCCGATACCATTGTGGATACGCTCTTGATTGCTGATAAGGATTCAAGAGTTGCAAGTGAGGTTTTCGTTGCAGGAAACAAGGTTGTAATTGGAGGCGAGGTCAAATCAAAACACAAGCTAAGCAAGGCTGATTATGAAAACATAGTCAAGCAAAGCCTTGCAAAGATAGGTTATGATGGCAAATCAAGCTTTACCAAAGAACAGTGCCTTCATCCTGATGATTTAGAAGTTTTGGTTTTTTTAAGAGAGCAAAGCCCTGATATTAATCAAGGAGTTGATCAAAAAAGCGGAGAAATAGGAGCTGGGGATCAGGGCATTATGTTTGGTTTTGCAAGTAATGAGGCAGCTGAGTTTATGCCAGCAGCCATTTCTTATGCCAGAATGCTTTGTGATAAGGTCTATGAGTATGCTAAGGCTCATCCAAATGAGCTTGGGGTGGATATTAAAACCCAGGTTACTATTGATTATGAGAGCAAGGAAAATTTTGAAAATTGTAAGCCAAAAAGCATACATACCATAGTTATTTCAGCTCCTTGTGTTGAAAATATGGCTATAGATAAGCTTAGAGCCTTGATAAACAAGCTCATCTTAGAAACAAATTTACCAAAAGAACTTTTTGATCCTAACAAAACTAGAATTTTAATCAATCCCACTGGAAAATATGTAAATCACAGCTCCTTACACGATAGTGGTCTTACAGGGCGTAAGCTCATTGTTGATAGCTTTGGAGGATATTCTCCTATTGGAGGTGGCGCTCAGTCAAGCAAGGATTATACTAAGGTTGATAGAAGTGGGCTTTATGCAGCAAGATGGCTTGCTAAAAATATAGTAGCAGCAGGACTTGCTAAAAAATGCGTGGTGCAGCTAAGTTATGCTATAGGAGTGGCTGAACCAACCTCAGTAAGTGTTGATTGTATGGGGACAAATACTAGGCTTGATGATAATTTTTTAAGCGATTTTGTGATTAAAAGCTTTGCTCTTACTCCAAATTGGATAAAGAATAAATTTGAGCTAGATAAGCCAAGGGCTGGGCATTTTTTATATGCTGATGTAGCAGCCAGAGGTCAGGTGGGACAAAAGGATTATCCTTGGGAAAGACTTGATGCCATAGAGCTTTTTAAGGGACTTTAAAAAATTAATGGTGTATTTGGATCAAATACACCATATTTTTAAAATTTAATACTAAATTATATCAAATATCATTTTTTTATTTATCTAAAAAGGTTAAAAATCTTTAGCTATCAGCTTTTATTTAAATTAAAATTCTCAAAGTAAAGTAAAGGTATATTTCTCATTCATTTCAGTTCTTATTTATTTTAAAAATGATAATATTTAATAAAAATTTGCAATACACTTTGGGGAGATATCTTATGAAAAAATACCTTATTTTACTTGTATCTATGCTTGTTTTTTGGGGTTGTTCTACAAAGCAAGAAAAGGTTCTTGATAAGCTAGAAAATCAAACAAGTTTTAGCATTAAAGACAATCTTGAAGCTAAAGACATTAGCTATAATGAGCTTATAGAAAAATTAAAAGATTATGATATTGTCATTATTGGAGAATTTCATGACAATGTTGATCATCATCTTGCAGAACTTGCTCTTGTTAAAAGTCTAGAAACTTATGGAAAACGCAGTGTTGCCTTTGAAATGTTTAACACAGATAGACAAAAATTTATAGATAAGGCAAAGACAAATAAAGACAAAATAGAAGCAAAAGATTTAGCTAAAGCCTTACACTGGCAAGAAGATTGGTATTGGGAAGATTATCAAAATGTCGTTTCTTATGTATTTTACTCAGACAATAAACTTCTTGCTGCAAATTTAAATGAAAAAGAACTTGATCTCATTTATAGCGGAAAAAAGCTAAAGCCCTTAAAAGGCGAGCTTTCAACCTCTTTAGAAGTAAAAACCAAGCTTAAAGATCTTATCAATAGCTTTCATTCTATGTCAGAAGAAGCTTCAAATACCTTTGTAGAAATGCAAATGAGAAAAGATCGCTCTATGGCTGAAGTGCTTTTAAAATCTAAAGAGCCTGTTATTTTAATTTGTGGAATGTTTCATGCAAGCAAAGATGTAGGCATTACTTTACATATCAAAGACTTAGATAAGACAAATAAAAAGGTTGCTGTCATCGCTCTTGATCCTGAAGGTATGAGCAATGCAAATACAGAAGCTGATTTTGTTTTTCACATAAACTACAAAGATGACGAGGAGAAAAAATGATACGAAT includes these proteins:
- a CDS encoding ChaN family lipoprotein — encoded protein: MKKYLILLVSMLVFWGCSTKQEKVLDKLENQTSFSIKDNLEAKDISYNELIEKLKDYDIVIIGEFHDNVDHHLAELALVKSLETYGKRSVAFEMFNTDRQKFIDKAKTNKDKIEAKDLAKALHWQEDWYWEDYQNVVSYVFYSDNKLLAANLNEKELDLIYSGKKLKPLKGELSTSLEVKTKLKDLINSFHSMSEEASNTFVEMQMRKDRSMAEVLLKSKEPVILICGMFHASKDVGITLHIKDLDKTNKKVAVIALDPEGMSNANTEADFVFHINYKDDEEKK
- the metK gene encoding methionine adenosyltransferase — translated: MYLFTSEVVSAGHPDKCADIIADTIVDTLLIADKDSRVASEVFVAGNKVVIGGEVKSKHKLSKADYENIVKQSLAKIGYDGKSSFTKEQCLHPDDLEVLVFLREQSPDINQGVDQKSGEIGAGDQGIMFGFASNEAAEFMPAAISYARMLCDKVYEYAKAHPNELGVDIKTQVTIDYESKENFENCKPKSIHTIVISAPCVENMAIDKLRALINKLILETNLPKELFDPNKTRILINPTGKYVNHSSLHDSGLTGRKLIVDSFGGYSPIGGGAQSSKDYTKVDRSGLYAARWLAKNIVAAGLAKKCVVQLSYAIGVAEPTSVSVDCMGTNTRLDDNFLSDFVIKSFALTPNWIKNKFELDKPRAGHFLYADVAARGQVGQKDYPWERLDAIELFKGL